The Pseudomonas sp. SCA2728.1_7 DNA segment GTAATGAGTCTGATCCTGGTTGGCCACTTCACCGAACACCACGCCTTGCGCGGTGCCGTGTTGCAGCGCCTCGGAAATCGGGAAGTTTTCGAACACCAGCAGCGTGTCGAACAACGACTCGCCGCCCTGCCCGGCCCAGCGCTGAATGTTGGCCAGCGGCGTGTGTTCGAACTCGCGCAGGCTGAGGTTCTGCGCCTGCACCGCGGCCAGCCATGCGGCAACGCTTTGATCGGGACGCGAACCGGCGATCACCGGCAGCGTGTTGATGAACAGGCCGACTTGCTGCTCGATGCCGACCAGTTCCGCCGGACGCCCGGCGACGGTGGTGCCGAACGCCACGCAAGCACTGCCGGTATAGCGCTGCAACAGCAGCAGCCACGCGGCTTGCACCAAGGTGTTGGCGGTGACTTTCTGCTGCCGGGCAAACTCGTTCAGGCGTTGCGTACGCGGTGCGTCGAGCGAGTAATGCTTGAGCGCGTGCCCGCGCTCGACACGCACCTCACCGCCGCCCGCCGCAGCTTGCGCAAGCACGGTTGGCTCATGGAAGTCGGCCAGTTGCGCCAGCCAGAACGCTTCGCTGACAGCGCCGTCCTGACGTTGCAGCCACTGGATGTAATCGGCGTAACGGCTCAGCGGGCGCGGCGGTTGCTGGCCAGCATAACGCTGCAGCACTTCGCCGAGCATCTGCGCGCTGCTCCAGCCATCCATCAGGATGTGGTGGTTGGTGAAGATCAGGTGATGACGCTGATCGGTGACTTGAATCAGCGTCACCCGCAGCAGTCCGGCCTCGGTCAGATCGAAGCCCTGAGCGAGATCGGCAGCCGTGAAATCCTCGAGCGCCTGAGCAATGTCGGCGCGCTCACGCCAGTCGAGCAGCGTGTACGGCAATTCGAGGCGGCGATGGATGATCTGCAGTTGTTCCTGCAATTCTCCCTGCCAGATGAAACCGCTGCGCAGGATGTCGTGGGCATCCATGGTCGCCTGCCACGCGGCGCGGAAACGCTCGGGATCGAGGCCGTCGACATCGACACAGAGCTGGTTGATGTAAGTGCCGGTGCCCTGCTCGTACAAGGTATGAAACAGCATGCCCTGCTGCATCGGCGACAACGGATAAATGTCTTCGATGCCGGCGGCCGGCACCTCGATCGCATCCAGTTGCGCCTGAGCGATGTGCGCCAGCGGGAAGTCCGACGGCGTAATGCCCATGGTTTCCGGCAGGCAGCAATGGCTGATCAGCGCTTGCAGTTCAGCGGTGTATTCGTCAGCCAGACGGGCGATGGTTGCCTCGTTGAACTGCTCACGGCTGAAGGTCCAGCGCAAGTCGAGTTCACCGTCGTAAACCTGGCCTTCGACGCCCAGCCAGTTGTCCAGTGGCGCATCGAGACTTTGCTCCAGCCCCGCGCCCTCACCGGCCGGGCTGAACAGTGCGCCGTCCTCGGCATCGAAACTGCCGTCGAACTGGCCGAGGTAGTTGAAAGTGATACGGGGCAACGGCAGCGCCTTGAGCGTGGCTTGCGCCGCATCGTCACCGAGGTAACGCAGCACGCCAAAACCAATGCCCTTGTTGGGGATGGCACGCAGTTGTTCCTTGATCTGCTTGATTGTGCCCGGCAACGAATCGGCCGGGGTCAGGCGCACCGGGAACAGGCTGGTGAACCAGCCGACGGTGCGGCTCAGGTCGACGTCGTCGAACAGGTCTTCGCGACCATGACCTTCCAGTTGAATCAACGTGTCGGCGTGCCCGCTCCAGCGGCAGATGACCCGCGCCAGCGCGGTCAGCAACAGGTCGTTGACCTGGGTGCGATACGCCGCCGGCGCCTGTTGCAGCAGTTGCTGGGTGAAGGTTTTGTCGAGGCGGCTGTGCAGCACCTGAGCGTGGCGAGTTTGCCGGCTGCCCTGCGGGTTGTCGCAGGGCAGATCCAGTGCTGCGCCGGCGAGTTGTTGCTGCCAGAAATTCAGTTCGGCCTGCACCGCGTCAGTCGCCGCATAGGCTTGCAGATGCTCGCCCCAGGCTTTGTACGAACTGGTTTTGGCCGGCAGTTTGATGCTCGTGCCTTGCAGTGCTTGCTGATAAGCCTGTTGCAAATCTTCGAGCAGAATCCGCCACGAAACACCGTCCACTGCCAAGTGGTGTACAGCCAGCAACAGGCGCTGACTGCCATCGGCGACGGTCGCCAGTACGGCGCGCAGCAGCGGGCCGTTTTGCAGATTCAGGCTTTGCTGGGCCTTGGCGTAAAGCGCTTGCAAAGCATCAGCGTCGAGACGGTCAGCCGTCCACAACAGCTCAGGCTCCGCCGCAACCGGCGCGATGTCTGCACGCCAACCTTCGGCGCTGTCGATGAAACGCGAACGCAGCGCATCGTGCTGCACCAGCAAGGCATTCAGTGCCTGCAACAGTGCTTCGGCATTCAGGGTCTGATGACTGCGCAGCAGCACCGCCTGGTTCCAGTGGTGACGCTGGGGAATGTCGTCGGCGAAGAACGTTTGCTGGATCGGCAGCAACGGCATTTCACCGCTGACCGGACTTTGATCAATGCTCACGCCGGCGTTGCCTTGCTGGGCGACGCTGGCCAGACCTTGCACGGTCTGGTGCTGGAACAGGTCACGCGGGCTGAAATGAATCCCGGCCTGACGCGAACGGCTGACCACTTGAATGGAGATGATCGAGTCACCGCCCAGCTCGAAGAAGTTGTCGGTCAGGCCGACCTGTTCGAGCTTGAGCACGTCCTGCCAGATGGCTGCGATTTTCTGTTCCAGCTCACTGCGCGGGGCGACAAACGCTTGCTGCATCTGGCTGGCGTCCGGCGCCGGCAAGGCCTTGCGATCGAGTTTGCCGTTGGGGCTCAGCGGCAATGCGCCGAGGAACAGCAACTGCGTCGGCACCATGTAGTCCGGCAGGCTGTCCTTGAGCTGCGCCTTGATCGCTTCGCGCGCGGCGCCTTGGGCTTCAGTTGAAGCCGCAATCACGGCGGTGTCTTTCGGCACCACGTACGCCACCAGTTGCAGGCTGCTGCCGCCCTGCACTGCCAGCACCACCGTTTCTTTGACGGCATCGAGTTCTAGCAGACGGGCTTCGACTTCGCCCAGCTCGATACGGAAGCCACGGATTTTTACTTGATGGTCAACGCGACCGACGTATTCGATCTGGCCTCGGGCGTTGAAACGCGCCAGGTCGCCGGTGCGGTAAAGACGTGCACCCGTGGCGGAAAACGGATCGGGAATAAAACGCTCAGCGGTCAAGTCCGCACGCTGGAAGTAACCGCGCGCCAGTAATTCACCGCCAATCAGCAACTCGCCGACCACGCCAATCGGCGTCGGTTGACCGTCAGCATCCAGCAGATAGGCATGCCGCCCCGGCAACGGCTGACCAATTGGCATGGTCAGCGGCAGCGGCTGACGAGCGAACACGTAATCGCTGCAATCAAGGGTGGTCGCAGTAACGGTGGCTTCGGTCGGGCCGTAGGTATTGAGCAACTTGACGTGTTCCAGCCCGGCGAGACGCCAGGCTTGCACACCTTCCGGCGGCATCGCCTCACCACCGCTGTGCACCTGGCGCAGCGCGGCGTAATCACGCGGGCCGGCAGCGGCGAACTCTTTGGCGATCATGTTCCAGTAGGCGGTGGTCAAGTCCATGACCGTGATGCCCTGCTCGACGATATTTCGGTACAGGGTTTCGCTGTCCCAGACTTCGTTGCCGCGCAACACCACCGAGGCGCCGCAGGTCAGCGGACCGAACAGTTGTTCGCCGAAGGCATCGAAGTTGAACGTGGCAAATTGCAGCGCGCAATCGGCAGCGCTCAAGCCGTAGTAATGCTGCGAGGCGAAGGCGTGTTTGCTCAGCGCCCCGTGGCTGATGCCGACGCCTTTAGGGCGGCCGGTGGAGCCGGAAGTGAACATCACATAAGCGAGGTTATCCGCCCACACCGCGCGTTGCGGATTGCTTTCGTCGGTGAACGCCCACGCCTCAGCTTGATCGAGGCACAGGCTGCGCACGTTCTGCGGCACCGGCAGGCGGTCGAGCAAATGGCTTTGCGTCAGCAGCAAACGACTGCCGCTGTCTTCGATCATGCTCAGCAAGCGATCGCGCGGGTATTGCGGATCCAGCGGCACATACGCGCCGCCAGCCTTGAGCACGGCGAGAATGGCGACGATCAGCTCCAGCCCGCGATCAAGCGCAACGCCGACCAGCACTTCCGGGCCGACGCCCTGCGCCAGCAACGTACGGGCCAGACGGTTGGCGCGGGCGTTGAGCTGTGCATAAGTCAGTTGCTGAGCGTCGAAAATCAGCGCGATGGCATCCGGCGTCTGCGCGGCTTGCGCTTCGAATAGCTCATGCACCGGGCGCTCGCTCGGCCAGACCGTGTCGTGACGGCCCCAGTCCTGAGTCAGTTGCTCAAGCTCCTGCGCTTGCAGCAAACCGATCTCGCCAACCCGCTGCTGCGGATCGCTGGCGATGCTGTGCAGCAGGTGTGTCCAGTGCCGCGCCATGCGTTCGATGGTTGCGCCGTCTAACAGGTCGCTGGCGTAGGTGAACGCAGCGTGCAACTGGCCGCCCTTTTCGTAGGTGTCCAGGCTCAGGTCGAACTGGGTGCTGCGGCTTTCCCATTCGATCACGCCAAGTTCCAGACCGCTGCCGACCTTGAGGGTGGTGACGTCAGCGACTTCCGGCTGATGGTTGTACATCACCTGGAACAGCGGGTTGTAACTCAGGCTGCGCTCCAGTTTCAGCGCCTCGACCAGCCGTTCGAACGGCAGATCCTGATGCGCCTGGGCACCGAGCGCGGTTTCCTTGAGCGCACTGAGCAGATCAGCGAATGCGGTCTGACCGTCGAGCTGTACGCGCAGCACCTGAGTGTTGACGAAGAAGCCGATCAGACCTTCGATCTCGCGGCGGTTACGGTTGGCGATCGGCACACCGACGCGCAGATCGTTTTGCCCGGTGTAACGGTGCAGCAGAATGTTGAAAGTGCCGAGCAACAGCATGAACAGCGTGACGCCGTGCTGGCGCGCCACGCCGCGCAATTGCTCGACCAGTGCCGCGTCCACCACATGCTCATGGCGGCGCCCGCGATTGCTCGGCAATATCGGGCGCGGCCGGTCGAGCGGCAGCTCCAGCACCGGGTGCTCATCGCCCATTTGCGCCAGCCAGTAATCGAGTTGCCGCTGTTGCTCGCCAGCCTCCAGCCAACGCCGCTGCCACAGTGCGTAATCGCTGTACTGCACCGGCATTGGCGGCAACTCGGCCACTTGCCCCTGATCATGGGCATCGTAGAAACGGCAGAATTCGTCGATCAACACGTTCATCGACCAGCCATCGGAAACGATGTGGTGCAGGGTCAACAACAGCACGTGCTCCTGCTCGGCCAGATGCAGCAGACGCACACGCAGCAGTGGGCCGTTGGCGAGGTCGAACGGCAGCAGCGATTGCTCTTCGGCCGCCGCGGCCACGCGCAGTTCGCGCTCGGCGGCCGGCAAGGCGCTGAGGTCGATGCGCTGGATATCCAGCGGTTGTTGCAGCGGCACCTGCAGCAGGCTGTCGTCGGGCTGCTGCTGGAACACCGTGCGCAGGGTTTCGTGGCGTTCGATCAGGCTGGCGAAAGCCTGCTCCAGCGCTGACTGGTTCAGCCGCCCGCTCAGGCGCACCGCGGCCGGCAGGTTGTACGCGCCGCTCTGCGGATCCAGATGCCAGAGAAACCACATGCGTTGCTGGGCATAAGACAGCGCCTGCCGATCCTCGGCCTCGACCCCGGCCGGAATCGGAAACCGGGAAAAATCCACCCCTTCCCTCTGCAAGGCAGCGAGGAACATCTGGCGTTTTTCCAGGGGCAACCCGATAAACCGGCGAGCGAGTTTCAGGGAGTCTTCTGCATTCATTTCTTGGCATCCGGATCAGTAGGCAGGCAGCACAAAGGCACGTCGTCCCTATAAAACGAATGCAGACCGGAAAAATTAGCGATTGAGAACAACTATCAGGCGAGAGGTAGAGCGGGGATTTTTTTGCCAGCACAAATCAAAGGTGGGAGCGAGCCTGCTCGCGAAAGCGGTATGTCAGGCAATGAAAATGTCGACGGTGACGACGCTTTCGCGAGCAGGCTCGCTCCCACAGGTTATGCGCTGTTCAGGCCGTGGCGACCATGGCGTGGCGGCGGTGATGAACGTCGAGCTGATCCTTGATCACCTTGAGCACTTTTGCCTCGTGCTCATGAATGAAAAAGTGCCCGCCGGCGAGCATGTCCACCGAGAAGCTGCCCGAGGTTTCCTTGCTCCAGCCAATCAATTGCTCGGTAGTGGCGCGGTCAGCCTTGCCGCCGAGCACATGCACCGGGCAATTGAGCAACGGTCGCTGGAGCGGCTCGAATTTGCCGCACAGCAGGAAATCGGCGCGCAGGATCGGCAGGGTCAGGCTCATCAACTCGTCATTGGCCAGCACTTCTTCGCTGGTGCCATTGAGCGTGCGCAGTTGCTCGATCAGCTCGGCATCGGTCTTGGCGATGGCAAATCCGCGATCGTAGTCGGCACGCTGGGTCGGCGCTGCGGTGCCGGAAGCGAACAGTGCCACTGGCTCCGCGCAACCCAGCGCACGCAGCGCATGGGCAATCTCACACGCCAGCAAGGCTCCCAGGCTATGGCCGAACAACGCATAAGGCGTCTTCAGCGTGGGTTGCAACTCCTTGGCCAATTGCATCGCCAAGGCGCGCATGTCGGTCTGCAGCGGCTCGTCAAATCGCGCCCCACGCCCTGGCAATTCAACCGGTTTGAGTTGCAGCCACTGCGGCAACTTCGGCCGCCAGCGGCTATAGACCATCGCACTGGCACCTGAATAAGGCAGGCACAGCAGAGTCAGCTGGGTCAC contains these protein-coding regions:
- a CDS encoding alpha/beta fold hydrolase → MVTQLTLLCLPYSGASAMVYSRWRPKLPQWLQLKPVELPGRGARFDEPLQTDMRALAMQLAKELQPTLKTPYALFGHSLGALLACEIAHALRALGCAEPVALFASGTAAPTQRADYDRGFAIAKTDAELIEQLRTLNGTSEEVLANDELMSLTLPILRADFLLCGKFEPLQRPLLNCPVHVLGGKADRATTEQLIGWSKETSGSFSVDMLAGGHFFIHEHEAKVLKVIKDQLDVHHRRHAMVATA